The segment AAGTCCTTCAACCCGCGCAGCCCCCAGTCCCGGCGCGACCTGGCCTCCGCCATGCGCTCCAAGGCGGGCACCGCCGGTGTCGTGGGTCCGCCCAAGCACCGCAAGTCCCGGTCGGAGGCCGCCGACGACCGCGAGATCGCCCAGCTGCGCACCGACATCCGCGCCCACCCCTGCCACGGCTGCGACGAGCGGGAGGACCACGCACGCTGGTCCGAGCGCTACCACCGGCTCCACCGCGACACCCGCCAGCTCGAACGGCGCATCGAAGGCCGCACGAACACCATCGCCCGCACCTTCGACCGCGTCTGTGCCCTGCTGACCGAGCTGGACTACCTGGAGGGGGACACCGTCACCCCCGAGGGCCGTCGCCTCGCCCGGCTCTACGGCGAGCTCGACCTCCTCGCCAGCGAATGCCTGCGCGACGGCGTCTGGGACGGGCTCGGCCCCGCCGAACTCGCCGCCTGCGCCTCCGCCCTGGTCTACGAGGCCCGCGCCGCGGACGACGCCATGCCGCCGCGGCTCCCCAGCGGCAACGCCCGGGACGCGCTCGGCGAGATGGTCCGCATCTGGGGCCGCCTCGACGCCCTTGAAGAGGCCCACCGCATCAACCAGGCCGAGGGCGTCGGCCAGCGCGAGCCCGACCTCGGATTCGCCTGGCCCGCCTTCCGCTGGGCCTCCGGGCACGGTCTGGACGCGGTGCTGCGCGACGCGGACATGCCCGCCGGGGACTTCGTCCGCTGGACGAAGCAGCTCATCGACGTGCTGGGGCAGATCGCCGCCGCGGCGCCCGACGGCAGCCCCGTCGGGCGCAATGCCCGCAAGGCGGTCGACGGGCTGCTGCGGGGTGTTGTGGCGTACTCGTCGGTGGGCTGAGATTTGAGCCCGTCCGGCGTTTGATCAGGCCCCGGCCACGACAAGCGCGGAGTTGAAGCCGCCGTACCCCCGGGCCACCACCAGCGCGTGGCGCAGGCGGGCCGCCCGGGGTTGCCCGATGACCAGGTCGACCGGGCAGTCGGGCGCGGCGCGGTCGAGCCCTACAGTCGGTGGGATGACCTGGTCGCGCAAAGCGAGCAGCGCCGTGGCGGTGTCGAGGGCCGCGCCGCCCGCGTAGAGGCGGCCGGTCATGGACTTGGGCGCGGTGACGGGGACACCGTAGGGGCCGAAGACCTCGGCTAGGGCGAGGGCCTCGGCGCGGTCGTCGGCGCGGGTGGCGAGGGCGTCGGCGAAGACCACGTCGATGTCGGCGGGGGACAGCGCGGCGTCGGCGAGGGCGAGTTGGATGGCCCGGCGCAGGGCGGGAGGCCGCCCGAGACCCTGCGCCGGGTCGAATGTGGCCGCGTGCCCGGCGAGGGTGCCGTGGACGCGGGTGCCGCGGTCGCGCGCGGCTTCGGCGGTTTCGAGGACGAGGATCGCGCCGCCCTCGCCGGGCACATGGCCGCGGGCCGTCGCGGCGAAGGGGGCGTACGCGGTCGCCGGGTCGTCGGCGCCGAGGTTGAGGCGGCCGTTCGGCAGCTGGCCGACCAGCGCGCCGGGGTCGAGCGGTGCCTCGGTGCCACCGGTGACGGCGGCCCGTGCCCCGTCGCGCAGGGCGCGCCGGGCCTGGGCGATGGCTTCGAGCCCGCCGGCCTGCTCGGCGGCGTGCACGCTGCCGGGGCCCTTCATGCCGTGCAGGATGGCGATCTGGCCGGTCGTGGCCGCGTAGAACCAGGCGATGGCCTGGTACGCCCCGATCTTGCGCGGGCCCTCGCTCCACAGCCGTTCGATGGCCCGGTGGCCGAACTCGGCGCCTCCGATGGAGCTGGCGGTGGCCACGGCGAAGCCGTACTCGGGGACGTCGTCCGCCGGGTCGAGTCCGGCGTCGGACAGGGCCATGGCGGTGGCGGCGACGGCGAGATGGGTCATGCGGTCGGTCTGCATGACGCGGAACTGGCGCAGGTGGTCGGTGGCGGTGAAGCCGTCGATCTCGCCGGCCAGGCGCAGCGGGAAGCCGTCGGTGTCGAAGCGGCTGATGGGGCGGATGCCGGTGCGTCCGGCGAGCGTCGCCTGCCAGTAGGCCTGCTCGCCGAGGCCGTTGGGGGCGACGATGCCGATGCCGGTGACCACGGCGCGGGCGGCGCTCACCTGGTCAGCACCATCGCGCACTGGAAGCCTCCGAAGCCGCTGGCGACGGTCAGTACGGTGTCGGTGCGCTGCTCGCGGGCGGTGAGCGGGACGTAGTCGAGGTCGCAGTCCGGGTCGGGGGTGTGGAGGTTGGCGGTGGGTGGCACGGCCCTCTCTTCGATGGCGAGCGCGCAGGCGGCGATCTCCATCGAGCCGATCGCCCCCAGCGGGTGGCCGATGACGGATTTGATGGAGCTGACGGGGGTGCGGCGGGCGTT is part of the Streptomyces sp. NBC_01262 genome and harbors:
- a CDS encoding ketosynthase chain-length factor, whose protein sequence is MSAARAVVTGIGIVAPNGLGEQAYWQATLAGRTGIRPISRFDTDGFPLRLAGEIDGFTATDHLRQFRVMQTDRMTHLAVAATAMALSDAGLDPADDVPEYGFAVATASSIGGAEFGHRAIERLWSEGPRKIGAYQAIAWFYAATTGQIAILHGMKGPGSVHAAEQAGGLEAIAQARRALRDGARAAVTGGTEAPLDPGALVGQLPNGRLNLGADDPATAYAPFAATARGHVPGEGGAILVLETAEAARDRGTRVHGTLAGHAATFDPAQGLGRPPALRRAIQLALADAALSPADIDVVFADALATRADDRAEALALAEVFGPYGVPVTAPKSMTGRLYAGGAALDTATALLALRDQVIPPTVGLDRAAPDCPVDLVIGQPRAARLRHALVVARGYGGFNSALVVAGA